The Haloarchaeobius sp. HME9146 DNA segment CCGCCATTGTTTTTAGGCCGACCTAAAAATCGAAGCGGTTATGAATCTTTAGGCGAGCCTAAAATTATGTCCGAAGACGAAACCGGTCCGAACGACCCAACGAGAAGAGCGTATCTCAAGTACGGCACAGCCCTCGTCGGCGGCAGCCTCCTTGCTGGCTGTGCCGGGCAGAGCGATACCGGTGACTCCGAACCGACCAGCACACAGACCGCAACGGCGACGGACGAACCCGCGGCGACCGAGTCCGGGGCGACGGACGAGTCGGCCGAGGAGACAGAGACTCCAGAGTCGTGGACGGTCTCGATGAAGCCACGGACCGAGGTGACCTTCGAATCGGTTCCGGACTCGGTCGTCGTCTACCGGGCGGACTACGCGGACATGCTCATCGCGCTCGGCCAGGGTGACGCTCTCGTCGGCATGCAGGACACCCAGAGCCTCCCGATGGACATGCTCGCGGAACTGCCGGGCGTCTCCGTCGACCCCGCCCAGATTACGCCGCTCCGGCAGGAGGGCGAGTACGACAAGGAGATATTCTACGATATCGACCCGGACCTGCTCCTCATCGACCCGAACAACGCGAAGAACTACTTCGAGTTCGACGAGGCGGACATCTCCGAACTGGAGAATACCGTCGCACCGTGGCTCGGGAGCTTCATCCGCCGTCCGCAGGAGTCTATCGGCCCGAACTACCCGCACTACACACTGTACGAGGCGTTCGAGCGGGTCGCCACCGCGTTCCGGGCAGAGGACCGGTTTGCCGCGTTCAAATCCGTCCACGACGAGATGCTCTCGACCATCTCCGAGCGAGTGCCGCCGGAATCCGAGCGGCCCTCCGTCGGACTCGCGTTCCTGATTCCCGGTGACCAGTTCGTCGGCTCAGGCGTGTTCTACCTCACCGACCCGACGCAGCCGGGGATGGCGAAGAAGCAGTACCGCGACCTGGGCGTCGACAACGTCTGGGCCGAGGCCGGCGTGAGCATGGACGGGCAGGTCAACTACGAGGCGCTGCTCGAGGCGGACCCGGACGTGCTCATCTCGCACAACGCGTTCGGGTTCACCGACTCCGTCGAGGACTTCCAGACCCGCGTCGTCGATGTGATGCGCGAGGACGACCTCGGGAAGGAACTGACCGCGGTGAAGAACGGGCGCGTCTACCGCGGCGGGAAGAACGTCCAGGGACCGATTATCAACCTGTTCCAGACCGAGATCGCGGCCAAGCAGCTCTACCCCGAGACGTTTGGGGCGTGGAAGGGACTCGGTGAGACGCCGGCCGACGAGCAGCTGTTCGACCGCCAGCGCGTTGCCGATATCATAAACGGAGACTTCTGACGATGCGCGAAAACACGACCCACGACGGACCGACGCGGCGCGACTACCTGAAAATCGGTGGTGCGACGGCCCTGGGTGGGCTGGTAGCTGGCTGTGCCGGACAGGACGGCGGTGGCGCGGAGCCAACAACGACAGAGTCGGGCGGTAATACTGGGTCGACCCAGACCGAACAGACGACGACTGAAGACACCCCGTACTCGGTCACGATGGCACCCGTCGGCGAGGTCACGTTCGAGTCGGTCCCCGAGCAGTGGGTCGCCTACGACGGCGGCTACGCCGACATGGGCGTTGCCCTCGGCAAGGGCGACGGTATGACCGGTATCGGCGGTTCCGGTCGGTACTACACCTACGTCTACGACGAACTCCCGGGCGTGAGCGTCGACCGCGAGTCAATCGAAGCGAACGACCTCGGCGAAGCGGGCATGTCCAAGGAGATATTCTACGAACTCGACAACGACGTCCACCTGATGGACCCCCAGATGCTCGTCAACTGGTTCGACTGGAGCGAAGGGGACGTCGAGGAGATAATCGAGAACGTCGGGCCCTTCGTCGGCAACCTGCACTTCCGCCGGGAGGACCAGTGGCACGACTACCGCTACTACACCCTCTACGAGGCGTTCGAGAAGGTCGCGACGGTCTTCGGCGAACAGGAGCGCTACGAGGCCTTCGAGGCGCTCCACGACAAGTTCATCGCGGACGTCCAGCGCAGACTCCCACCGGCGGACGAGCGCCCCAACGTCCTGCTCGTCTACGCCGGCAGCGACGAACCCGAGAAGTTCTCGCCGTACCGCCTCAACGACAAGGGAACGAGCAAGAAGCAGTGGCACGACCTCGGCGTCAGTGACGCGCTCGCCGGGTCGGGTATCGAGGGGCTGAGCACCACCGACCGCGGGAAGATCGACTACGAGACGATGCTCGAGGTCGACCCCGACGTCATCATGCTGCGGGCCCACGAGCGCAAGTCGGCACAGGAGTTCCGGGACACGGTGCTCTCGTTCATGCGGTACCACCCTGTCGCCAGCGAACTCTCTGCGGTCCAGGAGGGACGTGTCTACCGCGGTGGCTACCTCTTCCAGGGACCGATACAGAACCTGTTCCTGACTGAACGTGGCGCACAGCAGCTCTACCCGGAGGTGTTCGGCGAGGTGACCAGCGACGAACAGCTGTTCGACCGCCAGCGCGTCGCCGACATCGTCGACGGGACCGTTTGAGACCGTTCCAGGTCGACGACCGGGCTACCAGTCGAGGCTCCCGCCGCTCCGGTACTCCGTGACCTGCGTCTCGAAGAAGTTCTTCTCCTTGTTGAGGTCGACCTGCTCGGACATCCATGGGAACGGGTTCTCGGTGCCGTACTGTTCCGGCAGGTCGAGCTGCCCGAGCCGACGGTCGGCGACGTGTTCGACGTACTCGGCGAACTGGTCTGGACTCATCCCCAGGATATCGTCGGGGCAGGCTTCGTAGGCGTATATCCGCTCCAGTTCGACCGCCTCGGTGATGAGGTCGATTACCTCGTCCCCGAAGTCGTCGGTCCAGACACCGGGGTTCTCGGCGCGAATCTGGTTGATGAGGTCGACGCCGAAGCCGAGGTGGAGCGACTCGTCGCGCATGATGTACTCGAACTGCTGGCCGACACCGACCATCTTGTTCTGGCGCTTGAGGCCGAGCATCATCGCGAAGCCGGCGTAGAAGAAGACACCCTCCATGATGACGTAGAAGCCGACGAGGTCCTGGAGGAAGTCACGGAGGTCCTCGTCCGTCTCGATGGTGAAGTCGTCCTGATTGATGACCCGCGTCAGGTCGACGACGAACTCGTCTTTCTCCTCGATAGAGGGCACGCGGTCGTACATCCCGTAGAGGTACTCGGGGTCGAACCCGAGGGAGTCACAGCAGTAGATGAACGTGTCGGTGTGGATGGCCTCCTCGTAGGCCTGTCGGAGCAGGTACTGACGACATTCGGGGGCGGTCACGTGGTCGTACACCGCGAGCACGATGTTGTTCGCGGTGAGGGACTCCGCCGTCGAGAAGAACCCGAGGTTCCACTCGACGAGCTGGCGCTCGGCGTCGGAGAGCGCGTCCCCGTTCCACTGGGAGATGTCCTCTTGCATCGGAATCTCCTGGGGCACCCAGTTGTTGTTCACACCCGCTTCGTAGTACTCGCGGGCCCAGTCGTAGTCTATCGGCAGTATCTTGTTCGGGTCGTGTTCCGTGTCGTCGTTGAGTATCGGCATCGGTGAGAGACTGTGAAGTGGTGGTCGGCAAGCGTTACTGGCAGGCGTCACAGGTCGGGTCCTCAACCCGACAGAGGTCGCCTTCCTGGGCGGGTTCGCCACCGTCTGACTGGACGGTCTTCGACGAGCCACCGCCGCGGTGCTGTGTCTTCCCGTACTCGGCCATATCGAGCGTAGACTTCTCTATCTGGGAGGCACCGAGTGTCCGGAGGTAGTAGGTCGTCTTCAGGCCGAGTTCCCACGCGGTCTCGTACACGTCGGCGAGCAGGGAACCGTCGGTCGACGGGAAGAAGACGTTGTGCGAGATGGACTGGTCCAGCCACGTCTGGCGGTGTGCGGTCAACCGGAGCTGGTGGCGCGGGTCGATCTCGAACGCGCCGCGGTACAGCTCCTGCAGGTCGTCGGGGATGTCGTCTATCTCCTGAATCGACCCGTCGTGGTACTTGATGCGGTCGACCATCTCGTCGTCCCAGAGGTCGCGTTCCCGGAGGGCCGCGACGAGCTGGTCGTTGACGACCGTGAAGTCGCCGGACATGTTCGACTTGACGTAGAGGTTCGAGTACAGCGGTTCGATAGAGGGCGTCGTCCCGTTGATGGTCGAGACGGTCGCCGTGGGCGCGATGGCCATGGTGTTCGAGTTCCGCATCCCGTGTTCCTCGACGTGTTCGCGGACGACGTACCAGTCAAGCGTCTCCTCGCGGTCGGTCGGAATCTCCCGGCGGCGCTCGTCCTCGAGAAGGTCGACGGTGTCCTGCGGGAGCAGCCCGCGGTCCCACTTCGACCCCTCGTAGGAGGGGTAGGGCTCGCGCTCGGCGGCCAGCTTCGAGGAGTTCAGGATGGCGTGGTAGGAGACGAACTCCTGCCAACGGTTCGCCTTCTCGACGGCCGCCTCGGACGCCATCGGCACGTCCAGCCGCAGCAGGGCGTCGTGGAACCCCATCGTCCCGAGCCCGATGGGGCGGTGGCGCATGTTCGAAAGCTCTGCTTCCTCGGTCGGGTAGAAGCAGAGGTCGACGACGTTGTCGAGCATCCGCATCGCCGTCTCGATGGTGTCCGCGAGGTGCTCGCGGTCCAGCTCGCCGCCCGACACGTGCGTCGCGTAGTTGACGCTCCCGAGGTTGCAGACGGCGTGCTCGTCCTGGCTGGTGTTGAGCGTGATCTCGGTGCAGAGGTTCGAGGAGTGGACCGTGCCGACGTGGTCCTGCGGCGACCGGACGTTGCAGGGGTCCTTGAACGTCACCCACGGGTGGCCAGTCTCGAACAGGCGCGTGAGCAGCTGCCGCCAGAGATCGGTGGCGTCGACGCGCTCGTACTGCCGGAGCTCGCCGTCCTCGGCCTGCTGTTCGTACTCTTGGTAGCGTTCTTCGAACGCCTCGCCGGACAACTCGTGGAGGTCTGGCACCTCGTCCGGGCTGAACAGGGTCCACTTCTCGTCGGCTCGGACCCGCTTCATGAACAGGTCCGGTATCCAGGCCGCCGTGTTCATGTCCGGGGTCCGCCGGCGCTCGTCGCCGGTGTTGCGCTTCAGGTCTATGAACGCCGGGAAGTCGAGGTGCCAGCAGGCGAGGTAGGCACACGCCGCGCCGCGGCGCTTGCCCGAGCGGTTGATGGCCGCGGTCACGTCGTTGCTGATGCGGAGGAAGGGGACCACGCCGGTCGATTCGACACCGGTCGACTGGATGAGCGACCCGGCGGCCCGGAGGTTGGTCCAGTCGTTGCCGAGGCCACCGCTCCACTTCGAGAGCTGTGCGTGGTGCTTGTAGGCGTCGAAGATACCCTCGAGGTCGTCCTCGACCGTGGTCAGGTAACAGGAGGAGAGCTGTGGATGGGCCGTCCCGCTGTGGAACAGGGTCGGCGAGGAGGGCGTGAACTCCAGCTTCGAGAGCACGTCGTAGAACTCCTTCGCCCGCTGCTGGGGGTCGTCTTCCTCGATGGCGAGCCCCATCGCGACGCGCATCCAGAACGCCTGCGGGAGTTCGAGGCGCTCGCCGTGTTGCTCGGTCTTGAGGAAGTAGCGCTGGTACAGCGTCTCCATCGCCATGTACTCGAACTCCTCGTCGCGGTCGAGTTCGAGGTATTCGGCGAGGTCGGCGAGGTCGAAGCGGTCGAGGAGACGGTCATCGAGCAGCCCGAGGTCGACACCGCGTTCGACGTTCGTGACGAACGTCGCGCGGTACGCCTGGTCGAGGTCGAACCCGGTCAGGTCCTCGCCGATGACCTCGCGGTAGTACTGCTGGCGGAAGACAGCCGCGGCGACCCGCTTGAGTTCGGGGTCGCGCTCGACCCGGGCGGTGAGCGACTGCAGGATCGCCTCGTACACCTCGTCGGTGGTCGCGCCGTCGTAGAGGCTGCGCTCGATATCGGTGTGGATGTCCTCCCACGCCGTCTCGGGGAGGTCGGTCTCGTGGCCTGTGCGTGCCCGGTCGAGGATGGACCGGACGTCGGTGGTCGGTGCGGTAGATTGCTTGCTCATGGATGCTGTGAAGCGAACGACTCGATGCGACCGTCCCGCTACCGGGTGTGTGGGTGATGACGCCCACCGCGCCGACACGTCTCGTGCCCGAAGGACCGGGGCGTGTCGAGACGCGTGGCTGTCCGGTTCCGTCGCCAGAGATGCCTCTCGTCGGCCAGGCACTCGTGGCAAACCGCACGTCGGGAGGGTGGTCGCCGGCCGCAGTATTCCCTGTGCTACGGAGCCGTGATAAATGCTTCCCAATCAGATTGAAGTAGATAAAGTAGAGTTGAATTACTGTCTGTGTGTGTCGGTTTCGTCGGCACCGCCGACGCCATCACTCTCGTCGAATTCGCCAGCGCCACTCCCGCCATCCCCCTCCTCGTCGTCTGCACGGACGGCCGAGCGCTGTTCCGGCACCGGGTCGAGGTCGGGAGCTACGTCGCCGAGGACGAGCATGGCGTAGTACCGGAGGTAGGTCTGGACCGGGACCTGCACAACCGCGGCCACAGCCACCAGACACACCACGAACAGCACCGCGGCGACGGCCATGACGAGGATGCCGAGCGCCTCGACGGCTGAGAACAGCAGGAAGCCCCCGCCGAACAGCGCGCCGAACGGGACCAGCAGGACCAGGGCCGCGACACCGGCCACGATGCCGACGACCGCCCCGCCGACCATCGACAGGATGGCCCCGGCGACGGCGTACGCGAGGTACTGCGTCCAGTTCGCCGGAATCGTCCCCCAGAGCCGTCGCCAGCCCGCGAGCACGCCGACCTCCTCGACGAGCATGATGGGGACGACGAACACGGTCGTGAACCCGTTGACGACCCCGACGATCACGGCCAGGACGAGGAACAGTGGCACCAGCACGAGCGCCACCGCGAACACCGCGAACACCGACCGGGGCGGTCCACCGCCCAGCATGGTCAGCACGAACAACCCGGCGAACAGGGCCACCGAGCCGAACACCAGCAGCCCGAGGACGAGCCGGAAGCCGAACAGGCCCAGGCCAGCCCGCCAGTGCTCGCGCCAGTAGCGCCGAATCGCGACGGTCTCCTGGCGCAGGGATTCGACGAAGACGAACTCCATGATGGACCCGACGAGCAGCAGGGCGACGACGAAGGCAGCGACGGCGGCCACGAGGGCCGCGATGAGCCAGATGTCGGGGACGGTGAGCTGGCCGACATCGACGGGCGGGACCCCACCGCCGTCGGAGTTTGCGGGGACGCTGTACTGGAACGAGGCGAAGTTCGCGCCCGGGCCGCCGACGAACAGGACGACCAGGGCGAGCTTCAGCCAGTCGGACCGCCCGAGGGAGCCGAGGAACGAGCGCGTCACGGTGTACGCGTCGTCGAGGTCCTCTACCGCGTGGAGTGGCATACGTGAAGAGACGCGGGCATCGCTGATGAAAGTGTGCTGTCAGTGAGGTGTCGCCTGGATTCAAGTACCGCCGGGTGCCAGACCCGGGTATGCGAGATGCCCTCCTTCGTGCAGCCGGCGAGCGATACACGTGGCGGACAGTGGTCTCGTTCTGCCTCTCGGTTGCCGTCCTGTCAGTCCTCATCGACGACGAATCGGTCGTCCTCGCGTTCTTCGCCGCGGTGCTCGTGCTCGAGGGCGCGGCAGTTGCGCGTACGGCGCGAGGGGTCGATGGTCGGTGGGTGAAGGCCGGGCTCGGCGCGCTCGCCGTCCTTCTCGGCGTCGTGTGGGTCGGGCTGGAGCTTCGCGAGGTCGGGACCGGGGACCCGCTCTTCGTCCCCGTTCTCGCCGCCGTCGCTGGTCTCTGGGTGCTGCTCGACACTCGTCGCGATTTCGTCGAGGGGCGGCGAGACGAGCCCTCCCGGGAGGAGGTGGACGCCGACGACGTGCTGCTGGTCATGAACCACATGCACCTGGTCGCCGAGGAACTCGAATCGGGACCGAAGACCGTCCCGGAACTGGCCGCGGCCTGTGACCTGACGGAGTCACGGGTCCGCGAGGCGCTCGACGCAGCGAGTGCCAACGATATCGTCTACCACGTCGACGAGGCCGAAGGAACGCCACGATACGCCCTCGACGAGTCGAAGGTCGGGGCGGTCGCGTTCGTCAGGGAGAACGGGCTTCGGGTCGCCCGCCGACTCGTGCGGCCCCTGCGGTGGTGAGACGGAGAGGCCACGCCGGACCCGAATCCAGCAGATATTTCCACGCGACCCACCAGCCGTCTGCGTATGGACGCAGCGCTCGGACCGCCGGAGAAGATGGCCGAGCAGGCCGACGAGCTGACGCCGATGATGCGCCAGTACTACGAACTGACCGAGCGCTACGACGACGCGCTCGTGCTCTTCCAGGTCGGTGACTTCTACGAGACCTTTTGTGCCGCCGCCGAGGCGACCTCGCGCATCTGCGAGGTGACCCTGACCAAGCGCGAGGACTCGACGGGCAGATACCCGATGGCCGGGGTTCCAATCGCGAACGCCGAGAGCTACATCGAATCGCTGCTGAATGCGGGCTACCGGGTCGCGGTCGCGGACCAGGTGCAGGACCCCGACGAGGCCAGCGGCGTGGTCGACCGGGCCGTCACTCGCATCGTCACACCAGGGACGCTGACCGAGGCCGAACTGCTCGCGACCGACGACAACAACTTCGTCGCCTGCCTCACGAAGACGGGCGACCCCGACGACCCGACCGGCGAGGGCGGCGAGTACGGTTTCTCCGTGCTCGACGTGTCGACGGGCGACTTCTACGCCACGGCCCCGCCGAACGCCCCGACCGTCGCGGACGAAATCGGCCGGTTCGACCCCGCCGAGGCCATCGTCGGGCCCGACGCCAGCGCCGATACCTTCCCTGCCGACTGCATGGTCTCGCCCTACGACCGGACCGCGTTTACCACCGAGAAGGCCCGCGCGAAGGTCACCGAGTACTTCGGCGACCCCGACGCCTTGCTGGCGGGCGACGCCGAGGTCCGCGCTTGCGGTGCATTGCTCGCCTACGCCGAGTACACCCGCGGCGGCGAAGAGGGCTATCTTGACTACCTGAACCACCTCACGCGGTACGACCCGCGGGAGTACGTGGTCCTCGACCCGACCGCCATCGCCAGCCTCGAACTGTTCGAGCGTCGCTCCGTCAGAAGCGTCGAGGGCGCGACCCTCGTCGAGGTGCTGGACGAGACTGCCTGCGCGATGGGTCGCCGCGAACTCACGGACTGGCTCCGCCGCCCACTCGTCGACCAGGACCGAATCGAGGGCCGCCTCGACGCGGTCGGCGAACTCGCCCACGACCCGGTGGCACGCGAGCGACTCCACGAACTGCTCCGGGACGTGTACGACGTGGAACGGCTCATCACCCGGGTCTCCCGCGGCCGCGCCAACGCCCGGGACCTGCGCTCGCTGAAGGACACGCTCGACGTGGTTCCCGAGCTCAAGGAGACGATGGCGGACCTCGAAACGGACCGCCTCGCCACCCTCCGAGACGGCCTCGACGAACTCGAAGACGTGCGCGACCTCATCGGCCGGGCCATCCGAGAGGAACCCCCCATCGAGGTGACCGAGGGCGGCGTCATCGAGTCGGGGTACGACGAGACACTGGACGACCTCAGAGAGACCGAACGCTCGGGCAAGAACTGGATCGACTCCCTCGAGGCGAAAGAGCGCGAGCGAACGGGTATCGACTCGCTCAAGGTCGGGAAGAACCAGGTCCACGGCTACTACATCGAGGTCACGAACCCGAACCTCGACCGGGTGCCCGACGACTACAACCGTCGCCAGACGCTGAAGAACTCCGAGCGGTTCTACACGCCGGAGCTGAAGTCCCGCGAGGACGAGATTCTGCGGGCCGAACAGCGGGCCGACGACCTCGAATACGACCTGTTTCGGGAGGTCCGGTCCTCCGTCGCGGCCGAGACCGAGCGCGTGCAGGCGCTGGCGGACCGCATCGCTGCCCTCGACGTGCTCGTGTCGTTCGGGACCGTCGCGGCCGAGAACGACTACACGCGGCCCGAGTTCTCCGAGACCGGCATCGACATCGAGGCGGGCCGCCACCCCGTCGTCGAGCAGACCCAGGACTCGTTCGTCCCCAACGGCGCACAGTTCGACGCCGACGAGTTCTTTGCGGTCATCACTGGCCCGAACATGAGCGGGAAGTCGACGTACATGCGCCAGGTCGCGACCATCTGCCTGCTCGCACAGGCTGGCTGTTTCGTCCCCGCCGCGTCCGCGGACCTGCGAATCCTGGACCGCATCTTCACCCGGGTCGGCGCGAGTGACGACATCGCCGGTGGGCAGTCGACGTTCATGGTCGAGATGACCGAACTCGCGGACATCCTCCGGGACGCGACCGAGGATTCGCTCGTGTTGCTCGACGAGGTCGGACGTGGTACCTCGACCGCTGACGGGCTCGCGCTCGCGAAGGCCGTCACGGAGTACGTCCACGACGAACTCGGCGCGACCACGCTGTTCGCCACGCACCACCACGAACTCACCGCGGTCGCCGACGACCTCGCCGGCGTGTTCAACCTCCACTTCGACGCGACCGAGGTCGACGGCGAGGTGCAGTTCAACCACGACGTGGGCCGTGGCGCGGCGACCGCCTCCTACGGTGTCGAGGTCGCCCAGGCCGCGGGCGTGCCCGACGCGGTGCTGGAGAGAGCGCACGAACTGCTGGCGGAAGAGACAGGTGCCGACCCGGCAGCGTCGGTCGACGGTGTTGCAAAGCCGGGAGTCGACGGTGCTGAAGAAGCAGCCACCGCGGATGGCGGGTCTGTCGACCGTTCGCCCGAACTCGACGGTGTCCGTGCGCGTCTCGCCGGCCTGAACGTCGCGGATACGACGCCGATGGAGGCGCTTCGCATCCTCGACGACCTCAAGCGCGAACTCGACTGAGTCCCGGTTTCAGATGTCCTTCGTCATGCCACATTCGGGACAGCGGAGCTGTTCGCCGTCCTCGCCCATGATGAACTGCAGCGAGTCGCTCTCGCCGCACTCGCGACAGCCCATCGGGACCCGGACGTCCTCGCTGCCTTTCGGGGCACCGAGCGCGAGCCCGACGACCTGCTCGTCGGATTCGTTCGTCCCCTGCTGGTACTCGCCGCGGGCAAACCGGATGGCCTCGTGGGGCCCGACCTCGACGGACTCGTCGGGAGTCTCGAACGTGGCCGTCCCTTGGATGACGTAGAAGACCTCCTCCTGGTCCAGATGGGTGTGCATCCCACCCGAGAAGGACTCTCCCGGTTCCAGCGAGTAGTAGTTGATGGCGAGGTCGCTGGTCCCAAGCGGGTCCGAGAGGCCGCGTCGGTCGAGGTCGGAGTCTCCGAGGAACTGGCTCTCGATGTCGTCGATGTCGACGTGTTCCATGCTCGGAACCCACTGGCTCCTGCGTGAAAAGAGCGAGTCTGTCGGCGCTGACTGCCGGTGGATATCGACAGCCCGCAGGGATTCGAGTTTCTTCAGTCCAGCCAGAGTGGCCGTTCACCGGTTCACGAGACGAATCAGTATCCAGCCAACATGTTGACCGGACGTTTTTTGTGCCGGCACGGTGTAGACCATGGTATGTCTGCACATACCAGGCGTGGTGCGAGCGCGTTCGACCGCCTCACGACGCATTACGACGTCGACCTCGTCTGCCCGAAGTGTGGCAACGAGGACGCGGACGGCCACTGGAAGGCTCAGACGGACGGCGGAACCGTGCGCTACACGCACCTCTGTCCGAGCTGTGGCGAGATTCGTCAACGGACCCTTCGGCTCGGCAGTCACCAGTAACGCCTCGGTACCGTCTTCTCTCGTGCACACCGGGAGCCGCAGCTAGGGCGACGGCGGCTCCAGCGCGACGAACTCCAGTCCGTTCTCCGCCAGGAGCCGACGCGCCCGGTCGGTGATGGAGGGTGCGACCAGGATTCCCCGTATCGTCGCGCCAGCGTGCAGATCCCTGCGGAGTGCCTCGACGTAGCGGTTCAGCTGGCTTGCAGCGTCGGGACCGACACGTTTGCGCTTCAGTTCGAGGACGAGGACGTTCCCGTCGGTGTCGCGGCCGTAGATGTCGACCGCCCCGGCGGCGGTCTCACGCTCGGTCGCAAGCGGGACGAACCCCGACTCGACGAGGTCCGGTTCGTCGAGAATGCGCTGTCTGAGGTCCTCCTCCGAGCCGGCGAGAGTCAGTTGCTCGTCGTCCATCACGGAGAAGACCGAGACCTGCCGGATGCGCTCGAAGGTGACCAGCAGTTCTTCTGTCGGCGAGTCCCGCGTGCTGAATAGCTCCAGGGTCCCCTCCTCAGAGAGCCGTGCCTCCTGCCGGCAGCCCGGCGGCTGCCAGTTCACCGGTTTCTGTCCCTCGTCGGTGTGGACCAGCACGGTCCCGTCGGGCTTGCACATGACGTGGCGGTCGCCGAGGCCGAGCTGGCTCGTCGCCCGGCCGTCGTAGCTGACGGTGCAGCGGCCGAACACCGTCACGAGCTGACCGTCGGCGAGGCCGTCGTCGACGACGGACCTGGCTGTCTCGTGGTCCGGCGTGACGACTGTCCTGTCGCCGTCTGCCGTTCCCTGTCGCGTCACGATTCTCCCTACCGGCGCGAGCGTATAAAAACGGCCCGCGACAGGGTCAGCCCACGTACACCTCGCGGCCGTCCGCTGCCCACTCGCGGCAGCGCTCGCGGAGATGGACGTGCACAGCATCGTCGGTCAGAGCCCCTCGCTCTTGCATCGCTACCATGGTATCGGCGACGCCCCGGAACCAGGCCGTGAGCCGAGCTGCGTCCTCGACCGGGTCGCGATCGCGCCGAAGTGAGACGAGTGCGCCGTCTCCGACAGGGTCGGCGTCCGGCAGGGCCCGCGCGAACCAGAGTGGCTGGAATCCACGAACGTCGACCGACCGGGAAACCACGTAACACGCCTCGTATTCTAGGAAGTCGAACTGGCCGGTGAGGTCGTCGAGGTCGGCGACCACGGTCCGGGGGTTGGGGTCGACAGGTGTGTCCGGCTCGGTCGGTGGGTCTGGTTCCTCACCGTCGACGATGGCTTCGTGACACTGTGCTTCCCAGTCGTTATTCGCGCCGAACGGGCTGTTCGGTCGGCAGGTGGTGAGCAACTGCCAGCCGAGTGCGCCCCACTGGGAGTGATGTATCGAGAGTCGACCATCGGCTCGTTGGTACGCCACGAGTGCACGGTGGCCCACGTTCATCGCCTCCGCCGTTTCGAGTAGTTGGTACACATAACGGCGACTCTGGCCTCGGCTTGGCAGATAAACCGTTGGAATGAGTTATTACTGGACCGACTGGACCACCTCTTTTCGAGCGACAAATCAGCCAGAATTGGTGTAT contains these protein-coding regions:
- the mutS gene encoding DNA mismatch repair protein MutS — its product is MDAALGPPEKMAEQADELTPMMRQYYELTERYDDALVLFQVGDFYETFCAAAEATSRICEVTLTKREDSTGRYPMAGVPIANAESYIESLLNAGYRVAVADQVQDPDEASGVVDRAVTRIVTPGTLTEAELLATDDNNFVACLTKTGDPDDPTGEGGEYGFSVLDVSTGDFYATAPPNAPTVADEIGRFDPAEAIVGPDASADTFPADCMVSPYDRTAFTTEKARAKVTEYFGDPDALLAGDAEVRACGALLAYAEYTRGGEEGYLDYLNHLTRYDPREYVVLDPTAIASLELFERRSVRSVEGATLVEVLDETACAMGRRELTDWLRRPLVDQDRIEGRLDAVGELAHDPVARERLHELLRDVYDVERLITRVSRGRANARDLRSLKDTLDVVPELKETMADLETDRLATLRDGLDELEDVRDLIGRAIREEPPIEVTEGGVIESGYDETLDDLRETERSGKNWIDSLEAKERERTGIDSLKVGKNQVHGYYIEVTNPNLDRVPDDYNRRQTLKNSERFYTPELKSREDEILRAEQRADDLEYDLFREVRSSVAAETERVQALADRIAALDVLVSFGTVAAENDYTRPEFSETGIDIEAGRHPVVEQTQDSFVPNGAQFDADEFFAVITGPNMSGKSTYMRQVATICLLAQAGCFVPAASADLRILDRIFTRVGASDDIAGGQSTFMVEMTELADILRDATEDSLVLLDEVGRGTSTADGLALAKAVTEYVHDELGATTLFATHHHELTAVADDLAGVFNLHFDATEVDGEVQFNHDVGRGAATASYGVEVAQAAGVPDAVLERAHELLAEETGADPAASVDGVAKPGVDGAEEAATADGGSVDRSPELDGVRARLAGLNVADTTPMEALRILDDLKRELD
- a CDS encoding cupin domain-containing protein, with the protein product MEHVDIDDIESQFLGDSDLDRRGLSDPLGTSDLAINYYSLEPGESFSGGMHTHLDQEEVFYVIQGTATFETPDESVEVGPHEAIRFARGEYQQGTNESDEQVVGLALGAPKGSEDVRVPMGCRECGESDSLQFIMGEDGEQLRCPECGMTKDI
- a CDS encoding HVO_0649 family zinc finger protein produces the protein MSAHTRRGASAFDRLTTHYDVDLVCPKCGNEDADGHWKAQTDGGTVRYTHLCPSCGEIRQRTLRLGSHQ
- the nucS gene encoding endonuclease NucS, with amino-acid sequence MTRQGTADGDRTVVTPDHETARSVVDDGLADGQLVTVFGRCTVSYDGRATSQLGLGDRHVMCKPDGTVLVHTDEGQKPVNWQPPGCRQEARLSEEGTLELFSTRDSPTEELLVTFERIRQVSVFSVMDDEQLTLAGSEEDLRQRILDEPDLVESGFVPLATERETAAGAVDIYGRDTDGNVLVLELKRKRVGPDAASQLNRYVEALRRDLHAGATIRGILVAPSITDRARRLLAENGLEFVALEPPSP
- a CDS encoding DUF6735 family protein, producing MYQLLETAEAMNVGHRALVAYQRADGRLSIHHSQWGALGWQLLTTCRPNSPFGANNDWEAQCHEAIVDGEEPDPPTEPDTPVDPNPRTVVADLDDLTGQFDFLEYEACYVVSRSVDVRGFQPLWFARALPDADPVGDGALVSLRRDRDPVEDAARLTAWFRGVADTMVAMQERGALTDDAVHVHLRERCREWAADGREVYVG